In Haliscomenobacter hydrossis DSM 1100, the DNA window GCATTGGTGTATTTTTGCAAGGGAACAGTGACGGATAGGCCCGTGGGAATGCTGGTTTTGGGCATCATTCCACTGGTATTGCCCTGGTATCCGCCACCACTTTCCTGGCCTACGACCAGGGCTTTTTTGTTGTGGGCGAGTATGGCGATGAAGTCGCTGCAAGAAGACATACACAAACCATTGGTCAAAAGATAGGTTTGGCCTTTAAAGTTGTGTCTGGCTGGTTTTTGTACTTGATAGTAGTCGAATTCATGGGTTAACCAGGATTTTTTCCACAAATAAGTCGAATCCTTTTGCACGGGCTTGCGGAAAAAAAGCCGGTACATGCCCTTAATTTCCACGGCAATGGCCTCGGTCACTTCAATTTTTTCCCAATACCGGAATGGTTTGTCAAAAAAGTAGGACGCCAGCAAAGCTGCATTTCCATCGGTTCCGCCGCTGTTGTAGCGAAGGTCGATGACCAAATTTTCAACATGTTGGTCTTCTAACCTTTTAAAGGTGGTCTTGAGGAATTTTTCGAACTGCTGCCCATTCTTTTTGATCGCCGTTTTTGCAAAGGAATGAATAGTGAGGATGCCCGTATTGCCTACAATGTCAACAGCCAACTGTTTGACGTTGGCTGATTCCAGGGTTTCCAGCTTGGGAAACACGGCTTTGTTTACCCCTTTGGCTGCATACGTTTCTACTTTTTCCTGAAACCGGATCTCCACTGTAAAATGTTCATTCACTTCGATCATGGTTTGGTACCAAAATGCAAAGCGGTGGTTCAAGAGTAAGATTTTTTCGGTTTCATTGTACCCATCTGCGGGAATGGCTTTGAGCAAGGTTTTGAGAATGTCAGCAATGGGCTGATCATTGATGGAAAGGATTTCACCCGTTGTGGGAATGGATGGATTATCGGAGTAGTTTTTTGTAACAAAAACTCGCCTTTCCTGATCAATAAATACCTCCAAGGGGAGCAGGGTCGAGGTCGTATTGAGGAAATCGTTGTAAGATTCAGAAAGGCTTACCCCGGTGTGTAAACAACCAATTTGGGCAAACAATGGCTTTATTTTGCGGTAAAAATTCAATTCATTCAAGGAGTCTTTGATGCTCTGGGTTGTGGAGTCAATCAGGAAATCAAAGCGCTCCTTGGTGGTGTAACGGTAAAATCCGGGATGTTTTTTACCCAGCTCGGTCATGATGCTGGCCGTCCAGCGTTTTAAACTGTCGGGGTGGTAATTTTTGTGCGGATCATAACTTGCCTGCTCTTGGGCCGACAGTTTGCTGAGCAGGATCAGAAGCAATACCAAAAATCTTAATTTCATGTGCGAATGGATTTCTCTGTGGTTAGGAAGTCGGATGAACTTTAAACAGAGAAAAAAATTCGCTGATTGGTTGTGTTGTCGAAAATAGCGCAGACGTTTTGTACCAACAAGCCTTTAGATCCAGTTCAGTTTTTTCAACAAAGCTTCGCGGTGGCGTTTGCTCAGGGGAATCTGGTGGTTTTTCAACACAACGAAGCTGTCCTGTAGGTCAATCGAGAGGATTTTATTGGCATTGACCAGGTAACCCCGGTGGGTTTGCATAAAAACCGCTGGGGGCAACATATCGATCAATTCCTGTAAGGTCAGGCGTACCAAAAACTTCTTTTCTTCGGTATATATCTGGCAGTAGCGCCCATCTGCTTCGGCATAGAGGATGTCGTTGATGGCTACTTTTTCCAACTTTTGGCGCACTTTGATGAACAGGTGGTCTTTGAACAAAAGGTCAGTTTCCCATTCCGGTTCTTCCACTGATTGATCGGGCAAATTGCGCACACACAACTCAATGCTGCGTTGCAACTGGAGCTCATTAAAGGGTTTGGTGATGAACTGTTTGGGCCGGGTTCGGGCTGCTCGATTGAAGGTCAGGTCGTCTTGCAGCGAAGTGATAAACACAATGGGGATGTCGAATTCTTTGTTGATCAAGTCCGCCAATTCGATGCCATCATGGGCACCTTGAATGTGGATGTCCATCAAAATGAGGTCAGGTGGGGTCTTTCGAATCAGTTGCAGCGCTGCGCTGCTGTTGTCAACGGTTCCCAGGTGGGTATACTCCAATTTTTCAATAAGCATTTCGAGCTTATCGGCATACAGTTCTTCATCTTCAACGATAAGTATTTTCATACGTGTGGTCGGTTAAAGCTGCCAAATTCACATCGTTTATGCTGCCTTGGGCAAAGAAACAATAAATTGGGAACCTTCGTTGATTTTACTTTCCACTTGCACTTTCCCTTTGTTGAGTTCTACAAATTCTTTGACGAGCATCAAGCCGAGGCCAGTTCCTCGCTCACCGGCCGTTCCTTTTTCGCTGCTTTTGTCAATCAAAAACAGCTTTTCCAGTTTTTCGGCGGAAATGCCCGTACCTGTATCATTGACCTTGATAAAAACCTTGTCTTCGTTCACTTCGGTGCTGATGGACACCGTTCCTCCGGGGGGCGTAAACTTGATGGCATTGCTCAACAAGTTGCGCAGAATGGCGTGCAGGGTGCTTTCATCGGCGTATACTTCCAGGGTTTCGGGAACCTGGCTTTCCAGCTGGATATTTTTTGCCTGGGCATTGGTTTGGAACATTGTCAACACTTCACTGCTCACGTGATGAATATTCAGGGGCGTGGGGCGATAGGGGATGACTCCTTGTTGGAGCAAAGCCCAATTGAGCAAATTATCCAAAAGTGCGGTGAGTTGTTTGGCGGTTTTGTCTACCCGCTCAGCAAGCAAGACCAACTTTTCGGGGCGCTGTTTTTCCAGATAAAAAGCCATTTGCTCACCTACTCCGTCGAGGGCGATGATTGGACTGCGGATGTCGTGGGCAATGATGCCAAAAAATTTGTCTTTGGTAGCATTGAGTTGCTGCAATTTCTGGTTTTGTGCCCGGAGCTCTTTTTGGGTTTTTCGCAATTGTAAAAACAGATAACCCCCAATCAGGATAATGCCCAACAGGGCTAAAGCCAAGGCCAGGTAAAGGCGGTTGCGGGTGCTGAGCAAGGCGGTTTCTCGTTCGGCCTGTTCTTTGGCTTGTTGATAATCGGCAACATTCTGGCCTACTTGTTCTTGTTTTAGTTTTTCCTGGGCTTGATTGGTAAAGATGCTGTCGTGTAACTTGAAATAGTTTTGGTGGTAAACCAGGGCTTGCTGATATTCTCCGGCTTGGGCGCTGATCTGGCTCAAGAGCTGCTGCACCAGTTTTTGTTGCTCCAAAGATCCATACTGCCCCGCAAAATCAAGTGCCAATAAGCCGTAATGTTTTGCCGAATCCACTTGAGTAAGCGTAGCATAAACCCTGGCGATCTCGATATAGTTGTTCAGGGTGGCGTTATGGAGAGAAAAACGTTGGTTGAGTGCCAAAGCACTTTGAAAATAACCCAGCGCCTTTTGCTGCTTATTTTGCTGCTGCCAGACCCGGCCAATATCCGTTAGCACAAACGACAAACGGGTCGAATCTTTCAAAATGCCGTTCAACCGCGCTGCCTGGTTATAAAATTGTAAGGCACTTTGCGCACGATTTTGTGACAAAGCGACCTGCCCCAAACGGCTATAGTTTTGAATCATGCCGAGTGTATCCAGAATTAATGTATTGATTTTTAAAGCTTTTCGATAATAGGTTTCGGCCACTTCCCAGTCTTTCATGCGATAAAAAATGGAGCCCAGTTCCTGGACGTCTACGGCAAGAAACCGCAGCGAATTGTTTTTTTTATGTATTTGAATGGCTTTTTGATACTGCTCAATCGCCTGATCGTATTTCCCCAGAGCCATGTAGTTTACTGCCAGCTCTTCATATGCCCATACTAGTTGGGTTTCAACCTCGTTTTTTTGAGCAAGGCCCAAGGCAGTTTGAGCCAATTCCAGGGCTTTGGGTAGATTGGCCCGATTGAAATAGACCCTGGACAAAAAGAGGAGTACCTGGATTTTGTTCAACTCGCCCCCATCGGCATCCATGGCGCTGGGTCGCCCCAATTTTGGATCAACAAAAGGATGTGTTTTGACCCGTTCAAAATGATACAGGGCTTTTTGGAAGTGATCGAATGTATTGGCTTCATCGCCAGCAGTCATATAAGCCAGTGCGGTAACTTTGTGTATGTTGCCAAGGTGTTTATCGGGTACGGTTTTGTCTGCTCTTTGCAGTGCGCTGCTCAATATCTTTAAAGCCTCTTTGTAATTGTTTTTATCGTACAGGTAGTATTCGGCTAAATGATAGGAGGCAAAAGCTTCAAGGGGGTTTGAGTGAATATTGCGGGCAATTTTCAAGGCCTTTGCTATCTCTGGAGGGTTACTGCTGTAGGTTTGAATTTTAAAAATCAAGGCCATCGCAACACCTGCCTGGTCCTTGTTTTTGTGTGCTAGTTGTAATGCCTGGTCGGCGTAGGGGTACCCGGCAGATGGTCCACCAACAAAAAGCGAAGCTCTGGTTAAGCCTAAAAGCACATCTACTTTTTGGATGGGATGCTGGGTATTGGGAAGTATTTCATGAAGACTATCGACCAGCCATTTTTGACCGTAAATATTGAAAAAAAAAGCAGTGAATAGGCTTGTTAAAATTATGCTTTTCATATAGATAGGAATGAATGGGCATGCAAGAATCTGAACTTAAAGATAAGGATAAATCTAGGATAATGGCCACATACAGTCCATGACCAAAATATTCCCATTCATAACCACAATGAACGCTATTCGTATCCAATTTCATTTTTGCAAGGACAATTCAGGGCAATTTTATTTCCGGAAGCCTAGATTTGGTTTTCAACAATATGCTTAATCACCATTACAACTCAAAAACCATGCTGCTCATCACCAAAACCTGTCGACACAATTTACTCAGTACCAATTCCACCTCAAACCTAATCAATTGGGTGTTAACCATTGGTTTATTTACCCTGACTTTTCAGCTCTCTGCCCAGGGAAATATCGAGCTGTACAATCGCTATCAAAAAGGTTCCCTTCAGTTTGAAAACGGAAAACCTGTGTTAAAGCCCCAGGGAAACAATGCCATCTGGATGATTGAAACCATTGCGAACAGTACCGATGTGCGCATCAAACACGTGCCAACTGGCGGATACTTACATGCAGAAACAGACGCCCAGTTTCCAGGCATCGGCCCCATTCAACCCGGTTGGTGGAGCGCGATGTGGAGTATAGAATTTACGGAAGAAGGCTACTACCGCATCAAAAACAAGTGGAGGAATAGTTACCTGCGCAATGAAACCGGGGTAGTGGAACTGGGCGAATCGCAACCCGGTTGGTGGGGCGGTCAATGGCTTTATGTATCACCAGGAGTAGCCAATGGCAGGGCAACGGCAAGCCCTCCTACTGGAAGATTAAAAATCCGGGGAGTGTACATTGTGCCTTCCGATCAACAAGCAAAGCCGAGGGCAAAAGAGGCCATAGCAGCGGGTCTGGCCATCATGCAAGCGCATTTTTTGAAACAAATCGGGGTTACCTTTGAGTATGAACCAGAAGTAGCCGTTATTTACTCCAATCATGATGCCAAAGCTACCGCCTCTATGGAAATCGCGCTGGAACTGTGTAAAAAAACGCTGGGTACAGAATATGAATCCAACAAGAATATCATGTTTACCGTGGTGGAAGGCTGCCCGGGTGGTACAGCTTATGGCTCACCTGGCGTCACCAGAATTCAACAGGGTTTCTGGGGCAATGTTTACAGTACCTTCATCAATAACCCCTCAGCACTGGCCAGCACTTTGCCCGCCTGGTCACATGAATTGGGGCATGCTTTTGGGTTGAATCACACCGGTGAACTTACCAAGGATTGCATGTTGAAAAATTGCCAGGTGGACATGGGTACACTACCCCCCTTGTTGATGCAACAAAGCAAGTCTTTTCCAACCGTTTACGAATACCCTTTCCACAAGGATGAAATCAAGATGTTGCTGGATTCAACTTACTGCCAAACCTGCTTGATCGCCAGAGGTACCCGGCCAGCAGCGGTGCGTTACTTGCGTGCTACCACAGCACAGGCAAACAATTCAGGAGGAAATACTGCCTCGAACAACAACTGTGGATGTGGACCCCAAACCTTCCGCAGTGTCAGTGACCATACCTGGGTGGAGTTCAGGCTGCCACAGGGAACCAGCAACCAAACGATCAACATTCCCGCTGGTGCGCACAACAAATACGTATTCCCCAAATGCAATCGGGTGTGGTGGGACAACCTGACATTCAAATGCAACGCCAGTACCTGCCAGTGGGAACGCAGCGCAGGCAAATGGGATGCCGATGCCTGGTGTACGGGCTCTCCAGGCAATAGTCCTTATGTGTTTGTGGGAGAAAAATGAATAACATGAGTCGTCATCCCGAATTTTTTTAAAACCACTAAAGCGGCATTTTTAAACACAAAGGACACAAAGGCAGCACAAAGGACACAAAGCAACGCGTCGTCAACGCCTAATCTTTGTGCCCTTTGTGCTTTTCTTTGTGTCCCTTGTGCTACTTTTTTGAATCGCTTTGGTCTTTTTAAAAATTCGGTACAAAACTCATGTTTTTTGCAAAGCAGAAATAAAGAACAAATTATTCTAACGCGTCAGTGCATAATTCAACCCTACATTCAACCCAATGAATTTGGACCGTGGATGACCGTAATTCACCCCGAAAACCAAGCCACTGCTCAGGGAAGTTTGTTTGTTCAACTTGTAAAAGGCGCCCGTTGTGATTTGCCAATCGATATCGCTCAAGTGGCCCAAGTCCAGCTTGTCCCGGATTGAATAGTTGACACTGTAACTCAGACTGTCACCATATTGACTACGCTCCCCTTGCCGCCAGCTAAGTACATTAAAGCGCACATTGGCATCAAATCCCAATGGCTTCTTTTTACGAAAAAAGCGGTATCCTATCTCCAGGGGAATCGCAGTCTTTTGGTAGTGGCCCAATAGTATCCCTTCTCTTGCCGATGGATCGATACGGTAATCTCCAATGCTTTTTTCAACTACTTCAAGCATTCTTGGGCTTGCCCTTTGAAACCGCAATTTATTGGTATGCGCATGGATCATTTCTTTTTGAACACCCACGCCTGCATAAAAGTATTTTTGTACGATCACCCTTAAAAAGGCCCCGTTTTTGTAATGCACTTGATAAGGATTGGTATAGGTAGAGGCATACCTGTTCCACCACCGATTGGGTAGATGGATACTGGGGGTCGATTCAATGCGCAATACCACTTGCCCGGCTAGCGATTGACCGAGGCTTAGACTCAAAAAAAGGTACAATAATTTTTTCATGCAGTTATCACGAAAAAGCCACGTGTGTATTATGGGAGGGTGAGAAATTAACTTAGCTTGTTTACATTGCAGGGTCAAAAAACCTTTCCATTATGAAAGTCCTCAACCTCGTCCTCTCCATTCTTTTTGTACTCTTCGCCGTCGTTCAATACAACGACCCCGATCCCTGGGCCTGGGCCGCTTTGTATTTGTTGGTAGCCGTAGCCTGTGGGATGGCCGCTTTTGGCAAATCCAATAAATTTGTGGTCATTTTGGGGCTGGGAGTGAGCATCATTTGGATGTTGACGCTGCTGCCCGATTTTATCCATTGGGTGCAAATGGGTATGCCCACCATCGTAGCTACCATGAAAGCCGAGGCGCCACACGTTGAACTGACTCGCGAATTTCTGGGCTTATTGGTGTGTACTTTGGTTTTTGGCTGGCAATTGTACCGCTTGAGAAAGCGGTAAAAAGCCTGGATTACACTTGTTGTCCGGCTTTTTACGCAGTACAGCAGCTTTTGTTATCTTTGCGCCGTATAAGAGCAGGTCTAATTTTTTTGTTTTGCTGCAAATGGCCCGATTTAGGGTGAATTTCGTTCCGAAAATGCTCATGTAGCGCTGCTACACTCCGCTTTTCGTGCCTCATTCACCCTAAATCGGCCTCATTTTCGCTTAAAACAAAAATATTTAGACATGCTCTAAAAGACAAGCCAATTAATGCAGGTCATCCTCGACTATTTTCCCAACCTAAGCGCCCAGCAACAAGCGCAGTTTGCGCAACTGGATGCGCTCTACCGGGAGTGGAACGCCAAGATCAACGTCGTATCGCGCAAGGACATCGACTCCCTTTATGCGCACCATATCCTCCATTCCTTGGGTATTGCCAAAGTTATCAACTTCAAACCTGGAGCTGAAATCCTCGATATTGGTACGGGTGGAGGTTTGCCAGGAATTCCATTGGCCATAGTTTTTCCTGAAACCCAATTTACGCTGGTGGATGGTACGGGTAAAAAAATTCTGGTGGTCAAAGAGATTGTGCAAGCCCTGGGCTTGAGCAATGTGGACGCCCATCACGCCCGGGCGGAAGAGCTGAAGCGGCAATTCGATTTTACGGTCTGTCGTGCCGTAACGACCCTGGACAAACTCTGCGCCTGGAGTTGGCCCCTGATCAAACGCAAACAGCAACACGCCTTGCCGAATGGCTTAATCACCTTAAAAGGAGGAGATTTGAAGGAAGAAATTGCCACACTTCCCAAGGGAACCTATGTAGATAAAATTCCTCTGAGTCGATTTTTTAAAGATCCTTTTTATGAGGAAAAGTACGCCGTGTACGTTCAAGCTTAAATCAACGTACCAAACACCCGTTTTGCCTTACGTCTAACTACTGCTTATGCAACGTTTTATCGTCAATTTTTTGAAATTCTTGTTGTTTTTAGGAATTGGGGTACTGATCTTGTTTCTCTTGTACCGCCACCAAAACGCCGCTTTTCAAGCCGAATGCGCCCTGAAAGGTATTCCCAATGAGGAGTGCAATTTGATGGACAAAGTGCTGTATGATTTCAGCACGGTCAAAATCAGTTGGCTGTTTTTGGTACTGTGCGCCTTCATCACCAGCAACGTATCCAGGGCCATCCGCTGGAACATGCTGATTCGCCCCCTGGGCTATACGCCGCGACTCATCAACTCGTTTTTTTGCATCATGATCGGATATTTTGCCAACCTGGGTTTGCCCCGTTTGGGTGAAGTGTTGCGGGCAGGGACGATGGCACAATACGAAAAAATCCCGGTAGAAAAAGTCATGGGCACCGTGGTGGTTGACCGGATCATCGATGTGATCAGCATCCTGCTGGTTACGGCTCTGGCCATTGCTTTGGAGTACGACACCATTCTGGCTTTTGCCAAACAGCATGTATCGGTTGCCGATAAAATTGCGCTTTTGCAAAAAATGATCCTTTGGGGCATTCCCGTAATGCTGTTGGGACTAGGGGTATTGTGGTATTTCCGCAAACCGCTTCTGGCTACCCGCATTGGTGTGAGAATCATGGGTTTGGCGCAAGGTTTTTGGCAGGGCATTCAAACCGTAAGACAATTGGAACGCCCCTGGTTGTTCCTGTTTCATAGCTTTTTGATTTGGTTCATGTACTATTCCATGACCTACCTCAATTTTCACGCCTTTGCCCCTACGGCTCACCTTTCACTGGTTGCGGCGCTGATTACCTTTGTATTTGGCGGCTGGGGCATTGTGATTCCGTCTCCGGGCGGAATGGGGACGTACCACTTTTTGGCACAAACCGCCCTGGCGATGTATGGCATCAGCGGGGAGGACGGCTTCTCCTGGGCGAACATTTCTTTTTTTACGATTCAATTGGGTGGAAACGTAGCCATCGGACTCAGTTCCTGGCTGCTACTCCCCATCGTCAACCGGGGTTATCAGCCTAAATCTATCGGGTATGAGCGCATTGGTACAAATTGAGGCAAAAATCCACAGTTGGGAATCGGCTCAAGCCATCGTGCAGCAATGGCAAAAACAGGGCGAAACGGTGGTGTTCACCAATGGCTGTTTCGACCTCCTGCATTATGGCCATTTGCACTACCTCGCGCAAGCCCGTGATTTGGGGCAACGGCTGGTGCTGGGTCTCAATTCTGCTGGCTCGGTCTGCCGCCTGAAAGGCCCACACCGCCCCATCAATGATGAACGAACCCGCAGCTGGCAGATGGCCTCACTGGCTTTTATTGATGCTGTGGTGGTTTTTGAAGAAGATACGCCCTGGGAATTGCTCCAGGTGTTGCAGCCCGATATTCTGGTCAAAGGAGGAGATTATGCACCGGAAACCATCGTTGGTGCCGAAATTGTGCTGGCCCGCGGCGGAAAAGTGCTGACTTTGCCGTTTATAGAAGGATATTCGACGACTGCCATTGAGCAGAAAATTAAAAATAGTTTGTAGTTGAGAAAGGTTGAGGAGTTGAGAAGGTTGAGGCTACCGCAAGCGACATTGAGCGCCTGATTTATTAAGCCGCTTTGGCTTGCCGCTTGCGGTAGCCTCAACCTCCTCAACTTCCTCAACTCCTCAACCCCTCAACTTTTCCCAATGAGAAAACAACTCCTGCTATTGATCACAATGCTCTCTGCGAGTATGGCTTTTGCCCAGGGTAGTCCCATTCCACGGGGCAATTACGCCTACCCAGTACTGGATCGATTGGAAATTCTGAGTGGAATAGAGGCGCCCTACCATTCTTCACTGCGCTATTATCAACGAGGGCGGGCAGCACAGTTTGCCCAACAACTCGATACGCTGCACAGCATCCAATTGAGCCCACTCGATCGGGATGATCTGGAGTACATCTTCCTCGACAACAACGAATGGCTGGGCCAAGCCGCACTGCCCAATACCATCGGCGGGCCGAAATACCGCCCTGCCGGAGATTCAGCGATGAGCTTAATCGAGGCCAGTCTGCGCGATCCCCGTTACCAACGTAGCAAACGGCAATTGTTCAAATGGTTGTACCCTACGCCGGCCAACATGTTGGAGGTCAATACCCCTGCTTTTCATTTTCGACTCAATCCTGCGCTGAATATGCAATTGGGCAGATCTGGTGAAGGTGAGCAGCCCTTCTTCCAATATTCCCGAGGGGTTGAACTACGTGCGGGCATTGATGACCGGGTATTTGTGTACATGAATTTGTTCGAAAACCAGGCCCAATACCCCCAATACGTTAGGGATTGGTACGATGAATTCTACGCTTTGCCCGGAGCGAACCTGGTCAAAAACTACAACAGCAAGTTTTTAAACATCAACAAGGGGTACGATTTTTTGCTGAGTGATGGATTTGTGGGTTTCAACTTGACCCCGCACATTGGTGCGCAATTTGGGTATGGGCGCAATTTTATCGGCAATGGTTACCGCTCTTTGTTGCTGTCCGATTTTTCACCCAATTCCATTTACCTCAAGCTCAATTGGCAAATCTGGAAGTTTCATTTTCAAAACATCTTTGCGGAAATGGTGTCTTCTTCGCCCAACCTCAATGGCAACAACATCATTGAAAAGAAAAAATACATGGCCACGCACCACCTGAGCATCAACCTGGGGCCTAAATTCAATGTGGGGCTGTTTGAAACCGTGATGTTTTCCCGCGAAAATCATTTTGAGTTCCATTACCTCAACCCCGTGATTTTGTACCGTGCCGTAGAGCAGGGCTTGGGTAGCCCCGACAACGTGATCCTCGGTTTTGATGGCAAATGGAATTTGTTCAAAAAAGTGCAGTTGTACGGCCAATTGGTCATCGACGAGTTTTTGTTCAAACGCCTCATCTCCGACAACCAGGGCTACTGGGCCAATAAATTTGCCATTCAGGCGGGCATCAAGTACGTCAATGCCCTGGGCATCGATCACCTAGATCTGCAACTGGAGTACAATCTGGCCCGGCCCTATACATATGCTCACTTTGATACGGCCTCTTCCTACACCCAATTGCACCAACCACTGGCGCATCCCCTAGGGGCTAATTTTAAGGAGTTGGTCTTGATGTTGCGTTACCAACCAATCAAAAGACTGGTTCTCGATGCGCGCTTCATTCGTGCCAATTTTGGCGAAGACGGTCCTGGCGACAACTGGGGTGCCAACATCCTGAAAAACAACTATCAATTTCAGCGCGAATACGGCAATTTTATCGGCCAGGGCATTGCTGCACAAACTTCTTTACTCGGTTTTGACCTGAGTTATCGTTTGGCGCATAATGTTTTCATTGATCTTCAGTATTTTTACCGCCGAAAAGACAGCGCAGAAGACGCGCGCGATCAAAAATCCCGATTCATCAGCGCCGGAATGCGGGTGAATATGGGGAAAATGAGAATGGATTTTTAACGTAGGGTTCGGGGTTCGAGGGTTCGAGGGTTCGGAGGTTCGAGAGTTCGGAGGTTCGGGAGTTTGGGTAGTACAAAATGCCTAGTATTCTCTTCAACCCTCGAACCTCCGAACCCTCGAACCCTCGAACCCTCGAACCCCCGAACCCCCGAACCCACAACCTTATGTCAACCCAAACAAATCCTTCGGTAGCCTACTTCTGTATGGAGTATGGCTTGGACCAATCCTTCAAAGCTTACGCGGGTGGCCTGGGCATCCTGG includes these proteins:
- a CDS encoding capsule assembly Wzi family protein, translated to MRKQLLLLITMLSASMAFAQGSPIPRGNYAYPVLDRLEILSGIEAPYHSSLRYYQRGRAAQFAQQLDTLHSIQLSPLDRDDLEYIFLDNNEWLGQAALPNTIGGPKYRPAGDSAMSLIEASLRDPRYQRSKRQLFKWLYPTPANMLEVNTPAFHFRLNPALNMQLGRSGEGEQPFFQYSRGVELRAGIDDRVFVYMNLFENQAQYPQYVRDWYDEFYALPGANLVKNYNSKFLNINKGYDFLLSDGFVGFNLTPHIGAQFGYGRNFIGNGYRSLLLSDFSPNSIYLKLNWQIWKFHFQNIFAEMVSSSPNLNGNNIIEKKKYMATHHLSINLGPKFNVGLFETVMFSRENHFEFHYLNPVILYRAVEQGLGSPDNVILGFDGKWNLFKKVQLYGQLVIDEFLFKRLISDNQGYWANKFAIQAGIKYVNALGIDHLDLQLEYNLARPYTYAHFDTASSYTQLHQPLAHPLGANFKELVLMLRYQPIKRLVLDARFIRANFGEDGPGDNWGANILKNNYQFQREYGNFIGQGIAAQTSLLGFDLSYRLAHNVFIDLQYFYRRKDSAEDARDQKSRFISAGMRVNMGKMRMDF